In the Chroococcidiopsis sp. SAG 2025 genome, one interval contains:
- a CDS encoding retropepsin-like aspartic protease, which yields MLDSTGQTIDLSTVCGQPKRISAHASEFQAKIKRRESGIPVIDVTFNGQQKFEMFLDTGASQTTITTEMAQALGVVPIGMHQAQIANGDIVEFPIGQVASMSVGKAMVREPKVSITEGDPLLGQNFFEDYDVVIRRDVVEFQPR from the coding sequence ATGCTTGATTCTACTGGGCAGACAATCGACTTATCTACCGTTTGCGGTCAACCAAAAAGAATTTCGGCTCACGCTAGCGAATTTCAAGCAAAAATCAAGCGCCGCGAAAGTGGAATACCAGTTATTGACGTAACTTTTAACGGTCAACAAAAATTTGAGATGTTTTTAGACACGGGAGCTTCTCAAACCACCATCACAACTGAGATGGCGCAGGCGTTAGGAGTCGTTCCAATTGGTATGCACCAAGCACAAATTGCCAATGGCGATATTGTAGAATTCCCCATTGGACAGGTAGCTTCGATGAGCGTTGGCAAGGCTATGGTTCGCGAACCAAAAGTTTCGATTACGGAAGGAGATCCACTATTGGGACAGAACTTCTTTGAAGATTATGACGTAGTAATTAGGCGAGATGTGGTGGAATTTCAGCCGCGTTAA
- a CDS encoding cytochrome P450 → MTLPPGANSSGLLRYWRTYKAIFHPLKLFEDDTKHYGEIYRIGQRSPTIVISNPQAVKEIFTAPPERFDVGRANASLSFLLGDNSLILMDGEAHQQRRRLLMPSFHSEYLQSYSQMIWEITEQVTSRWQIGKPIRVRLYTQEITLRVILQVVFGLESQSKRSDRLRRLLSEMLDTISSPLSSSLLFFQFLQKDWGSLSPWGHFLRLRQQIKQLLYEEIRCRREQNNLDGNDILTMLMLAKDESGASLTDEELHDELMTLLIAGHETTASALVWALYWIHYLPEVREKLLKELDADRETNKIEIVKLPYLGAVVSETLRIYPIVFGSFARIAKSSMELMGYQFEPETAFVALTYAIHHREDLYPQAQLFRPERFLERQYSPHEFLPFGGGNRRCLGAALALMEMKLVVAQILSQYNLELSSDRQLKPVRRGLTMAPPGNFQMLVSDRKIHKIPTLV, encoded by the coding sequence ATGACGCTGCCACCAGGTGCAAATAGTTCTGGGTTGTTGAGATATTGGCGCACGTATAAGGCGATTTTTCATCCTTTGAAGTTATTTGAGGATGATACTAAGCACTATGGAGAGATTTATCGGATCGGTCAGCGATCGCCTACAATAGTTATCAGCAATCCCCAGGCGGTTAAAGAAATTTTTACCGCTCCACCAGAACGATTTGATGTCGGTAGAGCAAATGCAAGCCTAAGCTTTCTGTTGGGAGACAACTCGCTAATTTTAATGGATGGAGAAGCTCACCAGCAGCGACGACGATTGTTAATGCCTTCTTTTCATAGCGAGTATCTACAATCTTACAGCCAAATGATTTGGGAGATTACCGAACAGGTAACAAGTCGATGGCAAATTGGCAAGCCAATTAGAGTTCGGCTCTACACGCAAGAAATCACCCTACGAGTCATTCTACAAGTTGTTTTTGGATTAGAATCTCAGAGTAAAAGATCCGATCGACTCAGAAGGCTACTGAGCGAGATGCTCGACACGATTAGTTCTCCTCTCAGTTCTAGCTTGCTCTTTTTTCAATTTCTACAAAAAGATTGGGGATCTCTGAGTCCTTGGGGACATTTTTTACGTTTGAGACAACAAATTAAACAACTCTTGTATGAAGAAATTCGCTGCCGTCGAGAACAAAATAATTTAGATGGCAACGATATTCTAACTATGTTGATGTTAGCAAAAGACGAATCGGGAGCATCGCTAACTGATGAAGAACTGCACGATGAGTTAATGACTTTACTAATTGCCGGACACGAAACTACTGCTTCTGCATTAGTTTGGGCATTGTATTGGATTCATTACCTACCAGAAGTTCGTGAGAAGTTGCTTAAAGAACTCGATGCCGATCGTGAAACTAACAAAATTGAAATTGTTAAATTGCCCTATTTAGGAGCAGTTGTATCGGAAACACTGCGAATTTATCCGATTGTATTTGGTAGTTTCGCCAGAATTGCAAAGTCATCAATGGAGTTGATGGGATATCAGTTTGAGCCAGAAACGGCTTTTGTAGCTCTGACCTATGCCATCCATCATCGTGAAGATTTATATCCTCAAGCGCAGCTTTTTCGCCCAGAACGTTTTCTAGAAAGACAGTATTCTCCTCATGAATTTCTGCCTTTTGGTGGAGGTAATCGTCGTTGTTTGGGAGCAGCTCTAGCGCTAATGGAAATGAAGCTAGTTGTAGCACAGATTTTGTCTCAATACAATTTAGAATTGAGCAGCGATCGCCAGCTCAAACCCGTGCGACGTGGGCTAACTATGGCTCCTCCCGGCAATTTTCAAATGTTAGTCAGCGATCGCAAAATCCACAAAATTCCAACTCTAGTTTAA
- a CDS encoding bifunctional pantoate--beta-alanine ligase/(d)CMP kinase, with translation MRLFATVAALRCYLSVLKAEARRNLAASAEISVGLVPTMGALHAGHLSLMQRARQENDFVVVSIFVNPLQFGPTEDYQQYPRQLESDRQLCDRAGVDVIFAPTAEDLGIGERVEGDKGDKGDKGDKGDKGVITNYQLPITNYQLTQIIPPEEMTSVLCGKSRPGHFQGVATIVTKLLNIVQPSRAYFGQKDGQQLAIIRRLVRDLSLPVEIVGCPTVREASGLAMSSRNQYLTLEQRERASYIYRSLQHAQAAFIAGKRDRQTLLTTVEQVLALAEGVAVEYLELVHPDTLRPVNRVEEAGTIAVAARVGTTRLIDNIILRDRQPIVAIDGPAGVGKSTVSRSVARELGLVYLDTGAMYRALTWLVLESGISVTDRCAIAELANRCEIQLAASVDAAQPVRVWINDREVTSVIRSLDVTANVSAIAAIPEVRQVLVKQQQQWGQKGGLVAEGRDIGTQVFPDADLKIFLTASVQERAKRRQQDFLAQGQPEVSLEQLERDIAARDWQDSNREVAPLKKAAEAVEIITDGKSITQVIAEIVLQYDRVFARTD, from the coding sequence GTGCGCCTGTTTGCAACAGTTGCAGCGTTACGCTGTTACTTAAGCGTGTTGAAAGCAGAAGCTAGGCGAAATCTAGCCGCTTCAGCTGAGATTAGCGTCGGTTTAGTTCCGACGATGGGTGCTTTACACGCCGGACATTTAAGCTTGATGCAACGGGCGCGGCAGGAAAATGACTTTGTAGTGGTCAGTATTTTTGTCAACCCACTGCAATTCGGACCTACAGAAGATTATCAACAATATCCGCGCCAACTAGAGAGCGATCGCCAACTCTGCGATCGAGCTGGCGTTGACGTTATCTTTGCTCCCACTGCCGAGGATCTGGGGATTGGGGAGAGAGTAGAGGGAGACAAGGGAGACAAGGGAGACAAGGGAGACAAGGGAGACAAGGGAGTAATTACCAACTACCAACTACCAATTACCAATTACCAACTAACTCAAATCATCCCACCCGAAGAAATGACCTCAGTACTGTGCGGTAAATCGCGTCCAGGGCATTTTCAGGGTGTGGCGACGATCGTGACTAAATTGTTAAATATTGTCCAGCCGAGCCGAGCATATTTTGGTCAGAAAGACGGACAGCAGTTAGCCATTATTCGGCGGTTGGTACGAGATCTAAGTTTGCCGGTTGAGATTGTTGGCTGTCCTACAGTGCGGGAAGCATCGGGCTTGGCAATGAGTTCTCGCAATCAGTATTTAACTCTAGAACAAAGAGAACGAGCATCATATATATATCGCAGTTTGCAGCACGCTCAAGCAGCTTTTATTGCCGGAAAGCGCGATCGCCAAACTTTATTAACAACTGTAGAGCAAGTACTTGCGCTAGCTGAGGGAGTGGCAGTAGAGTATCTGGAGTTAGTACATCCTGATACGTTACGACCAGTGAACAGAGTAGAGGAAGCAGGCACGATCGCGGTTGCCGCACGAGTAGGAACGACGCGGTTAATCGACAATATAATTTTGCGCGATCGCCAGCCGATTGTCGCCATTGATGGTCCGGCAGGAGTCGGCAAATCAACTGTATCGCGGTCGGTAGCGCGGGAGTTGGGGTTAGTCTACCTCGATACGGGAGCTATGTACCGCGCCTTAACGTGGTTGGTTTTAGAGTCGGGAATTTCAGTCACGGATCGGTGTGCGATCGCGGAATTAGCAAATCGGTGCGAAATTCAATTAGCTGCTAGCGTAGATGCAGCACAACCCGTAAGAGTTTGGATTAACGATCGCGAAGTGACTTCAGTGATTCGCAGTTTGGATGTCACGGCAAATGTATCTGCGATCGCGGCAATTCCAGAAGTGCGGCAAGTCTTAGTCAAGCAGCAGCAGCAGTGGGGACAAAAAGGCGGCTTGGTGGCGGAAGGACGAGACATCGGCACGCAGGTTTTTCCCGATGCCGACCTGAAAATTTTCTTGACGGCTTCCGTGCAAGAAAGAGCTAAACGGCGACAGCAAGACTTTTTAGCTCAAGGACAACCGGAGGTGAGCTTGGAACAACTAGAACGGGATATTGCCGCGCGAGATTGGCAGGATAGCAATCGCGAGGTTGCACCATTGAAAAAAGCTGCTGAGGCAGTTGAGATTATTACTGATGGTAAGAGTATTACTCAGGTCATTGCAGAAATTGTCTTGCAATACGACCGAGTTTTTGCGAGAACCGATTAA
- the purM gene encoding phosphoribosylformylglycinamidine cyclo-ligase codes for MDYRAAGVNVEAGRAFVEGIRQLVHRTHRPEVIGGLGGFGGYFQLPSGYTEPVLVSGTDGVGTKLKLSHALNRHDTVGIDLVAMCVNDVLTSGAEPLFFLDYLATGKLNSEQLTQVVSGISLGCQKAGCALLGGETAEMPGFYQAGEYDLAGFCVGIVDKSKLLDGSRVQIGDVAIALASQGVHSNGYSLVRKIVEVGGYAWSDRPEEFSGQSLGEVFLTPTRIYVKSVLGAIASGIEIHAMAHITGGGIPENLPRCLGAGQSIRVDAKSWTIPLVFQWLAKVGGVSQKEMFNTFNMGIGYVAIVPPQAVEETLRWFDSQDVEAFAIGEVIAGSGTVEGIPKG; via the coding sequence ATGGATTATCGAGCAGCAGGGGTTAATGTTGAAGCTGGTAGAGCATTTGTTGAAGGCATTCGCCAGCTAGTGCATCGCACCCATCGCCCAGAAGTGATTGGGGGATTGGGAGGTTTCGGAGGTTATTTTCAACTCCCTAGCGGTTACACGGAGCCAGTTTTAGTCTCTGGGACAGATGGAGTCGGCACAAAATTGAAACTTTCTCACGCGCTCAACCGTCACGACACGGTAGGAATCGATTTAGTGGCGATGTGCGTGAATGATGTACTGACTTCTGGAGCAGAACCGCTGTTTTTCTTGGATTATTTAGCAACGGGAAAGCTCAACTCGGAGCAACTGACACAGGTAGTTAGCGGCATCAGTTTAGGATGTCAAAAGGCGGGGTGTGCGCTGTTGGGGGGTGAAACCGCTGAAATGCCTGGTTTTTATCAGGCAGGAGAGTACGATCTGGCGGGTTTTTGTGTTGGAATTGTCGACAAGAGCAAGTTGCTCGATGGTTCTAGGGTACAAATAGGGGATGTGGCGATCGCGCTTGCCAGTCAAGGTGTTCACAGTAACGGTTACAGCTTGGTGCGGAAAATTGTTGAGGTGGGGGGATATGCTTGGAGCGATCGCCCAGAAGAGTTTTCCGGTCAAAGTTTGGGAGAAGTTTTTTTAACACCAACGCGGATTTATGTCAAGTCCGTGCTGGGGGCGATCGCATCTGGGATCGAAATTCACGCGATGGCACATATTACGGGTGGAGGAATACCGGAAAATTTACCTCGTTGTCTGGGTGCAGGGCAATCGATTCGCGTGGATGCGAAAAGTTGGACAATTCCCCTAGTCTTTCAGTGGCTGGCGAAAGTTGGTGGAGTAAGTCAGAAGGAGATGTTCAATACTTTTAATATGGGGATTGGCTACGTGGCGATCGTTCCTCCCCAAGCTGTAGAAGAGACGCTGCGGTGGTTTGACTCTCAGGATGTCGAGGCGTTTGCAATTGGAGAGGTTATTGCTGGTAGTGGAACCGTTGAGGGTATACCTAAAGGCTGA
- a CDS encoding MFS transporter, producing the protein MSNRKEQLEHLPHAEAADRTIRLKQHNRLFALLSLAAGLIFLQGYTIAPLIPRLAEVFNVPVQEIGIIVPAYMLAYALMALFYGVLSDRFGRWSVIRISLIIFVICTALTATAQTASQMVIWRLLTGLGASGVIPLTFALIGDLFPFDQRGSKLGLVFAAMEGGMAAGSAGGAILEPFVGWRSLFIGTAVFAALVLWRLHRYGALFDTAKVEKLPTIRQVFRGYSQILSSFRGKRTYAYVLWNGIYHSGVYTWLGLYLSQRYNMDALSIGLTILGYGIPGLLLSSLIGRAVDRWGRRWLIPAGLIMAALAGIAMIFEIPPIGTTIAVLVLSLGYDLTQPLFVGIVTDLGDSNSLGQTMGLKVFVLFTGFGIGSLIFGELLRFGFGVSLAVFGGIQLISGAIAIKLFWQEVPYRLRSKSP; encoded by the coding sequence ATGTCAAACCGCAAAGAACAGCTTGAGCATTTACCTCACGCAGAAGCAGCCGATCGCACAATTCGTTTAAAGCAGCATAACCGTCTGTTTGCCTTACTTTCGCTGGCTGCGGGTCTAATTTTTCTGCAAGGATATACGATCGCCCCCCTGATTCCGCGTTTGGCAGAAGTCTTTAACGTTCCAGTTCAAGAAATTGGCATTATCGTTCCAGCCTACATGTTGGCTTACGCGCTGATGGCATTGTTCTACGGGGTGCTGTCAGATCGATTTGGCAGATGGTCGGTGATTCGCATCTCGCTGATTATTTTTGTCATCTGCACGGCTTTGACTGCAACAGCTCAAACAGCTTCGCAAATGGTAATTTGGCGACTGCTGACAGGACTGGGAGCTAGTGGAGTGATTCCACTCACGTTTGCCTTGATTGGCGATTTGTTTCCATTCGACCAGCGAGGTAGTAAATTAGGGCTTGTTTTCGCAGCTATGGAAGGAGGAATGGCGGCGGGTTCTGCGGGTGGCGCGATTCTCGAACCATTTGTTGGGTGGCGATCGCTGTTTATTGGGACGGCTGTTTTCGCTGCTTTAGTACTTTGGCGGCTGCATCGTTATGGTGCTTTATTCGATACAGCCAAAGTAGAAAAATTACCGACGATTCGTCAGGTGTTTCGGGGATACAGCCAGATCTTAAGCAGTTTTCGCGGCAAACGAACTTATGCCTATGTTTTATGGAACGGCATCTACCACTCTGGCGTGTATACCTGGCTGGGGTTGTACTTGTCGCAACGCTACAACATGGATGCATTGAGCATTGGTCTGACTATTCTCGGCTATGGTATTCCTGGGTTGCTGCTGAGTTCCTTAATTGGTCGAGCCGTGGATCGTTGGGGACGGCGTTGGCTAATTCCGGCAGGATTAATTATGGCAGCCTTAGCGGGAATTGCGATGATTTTTGAGATTCCTCCCATTGGAACGACGATCGCAGTTCTTGTCTTGTCTTTAGGGTACGACCTGACGCAACCTTTATTTGTGGGGATCGTAACCGATCTGGGAGATAGCAATAGTTTAGGTCAAACAATGGGACTGAAAGTGTTTGTCTTGTTTACTGGATTTGGTATTGGCAGCTTGATATTTGGAGAATTGCTGCGGTTTGGCTTTGGAGTATCGCTGGCTGTTTTTGGTGGCATTCAGTTAATTAGTGGCGCGATCGCAATTAAGCTATTCTGGCAGGAAGTTCCATATCGGTTGCGATCGAAATCGCCTTAG
- a CDS encoding CoA-acylating methylmalonate-semialdehyde dehydrogenase, with the protein MSFAAILQNYINGEWCDSSATEYLKVVNPATTELLAQVPLGTSADVDRAATAAASAFSSWRRTPATERIQYLFKLKALLDENFEDIARTITQECGKTLEESKGELRRAIENVEVACGIPILIQGQYSEDIAKGIDEFVIRQPVGVAAVIAPFNFPGMIPFWFLPYAIACGNTYIIKPSEKVPLTMQKVMRLIEQTGLPKGVVNLVNGAKEVVDAILDHSAIRAISFVGSTPVARYVYSRATANGKRAQCQGGAKNPVIVLPDADIEMTTRIVADSAFGCAGQRCLAASLAVTVGEAGKIFTEAIAQAATSRVVGYGLDSGVQMGPVITAESQSRIKHLVEQGIAAGAKPLVDGRESLISDHPDGYFIKPTILQDIDPAGAIARTEIFGPVLGLIHLDSIEAAIQFINSGQYGNMACLFTSSGAAARKFRYEAEVGNIGINIGVAAPMAFFPFSGWKESFFGDLHGQGHHAVEFFTQTKVVVERWRQNWSRQF; encoded by the coding sequence ATGAGTTTCGCTGCAATTCTCCAAAACTACATTAACGGTGAGTGGTGCGACTCTAGTGCAACTGAATATTTAAAAGTCGTCAATCCTGCCACAACTGAGTTACTCGCTCAAGTTCCCTTGGGGACATCCGCAGACGTAGATCGAGCCGCTACCGCAGCTGCTAGCGCTTTTAGTAGCTGGCGACGCACTCCAGCCACGGAGCGCATCCAATACTTATTTAAACTCAAAGCTCTATTAGACGAAAATTTTGAAGACATAGCTCGGACAATTACCCAAGAATGTGGCAAGACTCTAGAAGAGTCAAAAGGGGAATTGCGTCGAGCAATTGAGAATGTGGAAGTTGCCTGCGGCATCCCAATTTTAATACAGGGACAGTACTCGGAAGATATTGCTAAAGGGATTGACGAATTTGTTATCCGCCAACCTGTAGGAGTTGCCGCAGTTATTGCACCGTTTAATTTCCCTGGAATGATTCCGTTTTGGTTTTTACCCTATGCGATCGCTTGTGGTAATACCTATATCATCAAACCTTCGGAGAAAGTCCCGCTGACGATGCAAAAAGTCATGCGCCTGATAGAACAAACGGGATTGCCGAAAGGTGTTGTCAATTTAGTTAACGGTGCAAAAGAAGTTGTCGATGCAATTTTAGATCATTCAGCGATTCGGGCGATTAGTTTTGTCGGTTCCACACCTGTGGCTCGATACGTATACAGTCGTGCCACCGCCAACGGCAAACGCGCCCAATGTCAAGGAGGAGCAAAAAATCCAGTCATCGTGTTGCCGGATGCAGACATAGAAATGACAACTCGGATTGTTGCCGATAGTGCTTTCGGTTGTGCGGGACAACGCTGTTTAGCGGCTTCCTTGGCAGTAACGGTAGGAGAAGCAGGAAAAATCTTTACAGAGGCGATCGCCCAAGCTGCGACTTCCCGCGTTGTCGGTTACGGTTTAGATTCAGGCGTGCAGATGGGACCCGTAATTACGGCTGAAAGTCAGTCGAGAATTAAGCACTTAGTAGAACAAGGCATCGCCGCAGGCGCGAAACCACTCGTAGACGGTCGAGAATCGCTAATTTCCGATCATCCTGACGGTTATTTTATTAAACCAACAATTTTACAAGATATCGATCCAGCAGGTGCGATCGCCCGTACTGAAATTTTTGGTCCCGTTTTAGGACTCATTCATCTCGACAGCATAGAAGCGGCGATTCAATTTATTAATAGCGGTCAGTATGGTAACATGGCTTGCCTATTTACCTCCTCTGGCGCAGCTGCACGAAAATTTCGCTACGAAGCAGAAGTCGGTAATATCGGAATTAACATTGGTGTTGCCGCACCGATGGCATTTTTTCCCTTCAGTGGTTGGAAGGAAAGCTTTTTTGGGGACTTGCACGGACAGGGACACCATGCAGTTGAATTTTTCACCCAGACTAAAGTTGTTGTAGAGCGCTGGCGACAAAATTGGTCGAGACAGTTTTGA
- a CDS encoding DUF423 domain-containing protein — protein sequence MGQFFLAIAAIFGGLSVGVGAFGAHALKEKLTERSLEIFETGAKYQMYHALALLLVGLLIKISDGQFSQPVLIAAGWNFMIGILLFSGSLYALSLTGIKVIGAITPLGGAAFIAGWGALTIAALNNK from the coding sequence ATGGGTCAATTCTTTCTAGCGATCGCTGCTATATTTGGTGGTTTATCTGTTGGTGTAGGAGCCTTTGGCGCTCATGCTCTAAAAGAAAAATTAACTGAGCGATCGCTAGAAATTTTTGAAACTGGTGCTAAGTATCAAATGTATCACGCTCTAGCACTTTTACTAGTAGGTTTATTAATTAAAATTAGTGACGGACAATTCTCTCAGCCTGTATTAATAGCTGCTGGATGGAATTTTATGATTGGAATTCTACTTTTTTCTGGCAGTTTGTACGCATTAAGTTTAACAGGAATTAAGGTCATCGGTGCAATTACTCCACTAGGAGGAGCAGCTTTTATTGCTGGGTGGGGTGCATTAACGATCGCTGCCTTAAATAATAAGTGA
- a CDS encoding septal ring lytic transglycosylase RlpA family protein: MKKQILLTTVALLTTAVGVPLSCYAESLNADSSRDNRQEISSAVQAQPQNVEKVGETQSRGESKAKEATIARIQPHERGDRQAVTLYVRNIPVLTFLGDKQTANATKVGQTQSAENAADKSTQVATTGKLPSVEQTSAKNAPIWQAAAVAARLNQMSADGVDASKITVKWKESGKSNAQKASERYEIAIDGKKLVAVDADTRLPEQNKKKLSDEALQATNRLRRLLGNAPPLKEVAGMPEPKRSQPQNIAFAPVRAVLNGVASWYGPGFHGNRTANGETYNQNALTAAHKSLPFGTRVRVTHTGTGRSIVVRINDRGPYIGGRIIDLSAAAARVLGMAGAGVAPVRVEVLGR; the protein is encoded by the coding sequence ATGAAAAAGCAAATTCTATTAACAACCGTTGCTCTGCTTACTACTGCCGTAGGCGTACCCCTGTCATGTTATGCAGAATCGCTGAATGCAGATTCTTCAAGAGATAACAGACAGGAGATCTCCTCAGCAGTGCAGGCTCAACCGCAGAATGTTGAGAAAGTAGGCGAAACCCAGTCCAGAGGCGAATCTAAAGCTAAAGAAGCCACAATCGCCAGAATACAACCCCACGAAAGGGGCGATCGCCAAGCAGTGACGCTGTACGTGCGTAACATACCCGTACTGACATTTTTAGGCGACAAACAGACAGCAAACGCTACCAAAGTCGGACAAACCCAAAGTGCCGAAAATGCTGCTGACAAATCAACTCAAGTAGCAACCACAGGCAAATTACCCAGCGTCGAGCAAACTTCAGCAAAGAACGCTCCCATTTGGCAAGCAGCAGCAGTAGCAGCTAGACTCAACCAAATGAGTGCAGATGGTGTCGATGCCAGCAAGATTACGGTCAAATGGAAAGAGAGTGGCAAATCTAATGCCCAGAAAGCATCAGAACGCTACGAGATTGCAATTGACGGCAAAAAACTGGTAGCAGTTGATGCGGATACCAGACTACCAGAACAGAACAAGAAAAAACTATCAGACGAGGCATTACAAGCCACTAACCGCTTGCGGCGACTCTTAGGGAATGCTCCGCCCCTCAAAGAAGTGGCAGGAATGCCAGAACCCAAGCGATCGCAGCCACAAAATATTGCTTTCGCACCAGTGCGCGCCGTCCTGAATGGAGTTGCCTCTTGGTACGGTCCTGGTTTTCACGGAAATCGCACGGCTAACGGCGAAACTTACAACCAAAATGCCCTTACCGCTGCTCACAAAAGCTTACCCTTTGGGACACGGGTACGAGTCACCCACACGGGAACGGGTCGTTCAATTGTAGTCCGCATCAACGATCGCGGTCCCTACATTGGCGGTCGCATTATCGACCTCTCCGCCGCCGCCGCTCGCGTCCTCGGTATGGCTGGCGCGGGTGTCGCCCCCGTGCGAGTTGAAGTCTTGGGAAGATAG
- the bchM gene encoding magnesium protoporphyrin IX methyltransferase, which produces MTATDDKTIVKEYFNTTGFDRWRRIYGISNDVNKVQLDIRNGHQQTVDSVIGWLQADGNLSEISICDAGCGVGSLSIPLAQAGARVYASDLSEMMVSEAKDKARAELGDLVKNLTLTVQDLETLSDRYHTVICLDVLIHYPQEQVEQMISHLCSLAQTRLIVSFAPKTFALSLLKKVGSFFPGASKATRAYLHPASEVIKILEKNGFTVQRQAMTKTRFYFSRLIEATRK; this is translated from the coding sequence ATGACTGCAACAGACGATAAAACAATTGTTAAAGAATATTTCAATACAACGGGATTTGACCGCTGGCGACGGATTTATGGTATAAGCAATGACGTTAACAAAGTCCAACTCGATATTCGCAACGGACACCAACAAACTGTAGATAGTGTTATTGGGTGGTTGCAAGCAGATGGTAATTTATCGGAAATCTCTATTTGCGATGCAGGATGTGGAGTGGGTAGCCTCAGCATTCCCCTGGCGCAGGCAGGTGCTAGGGTGTACGCTAGCGATCTGTCAGAAATGATGGTATCAGAAGCCAAAGATAAAGCTAGAGCAGAATTGGGAGATTTGGTCAAGAATCTAACTCTGACCGTGCAAGATTTAGAAACACTCAGCGATCGCTATCATACCGTTATTTGTCTTGATGTTTTAATCCATTATCCCCAAGAACAAGTAGAGCAAATGATTTCTCATCTTTGTTCTTTAGCACAGACGCGCTTAATTGTAAGTTTTGCCCCAAAAACTTTTGCTCTTAGTTTGCTAAAAAAAGTTGGTAGTTTCTTCCCTGGTGCAAGTAAGGCGACCCGTGCTTATTTACACCCAGCATCAGAAGTCATCAAAATTTTAGAAAAAAATGGTTTTACCGTGCAGCGTCAGGCAATGACAAAGACTCGCTTCTATTTTTCTCGTTTAATAGAAGCAACTCGAAAATGA
- a CDS encoding orange carotenoid protein N-terminal domain-containing protein: MTYATDESTKRSLEQFSRYDADTQLGLLWFGYLDLKDKLTPANETSTQDTAAAVFDQFVALSQEEQLQAQRDIVNRADTDLSRAYSALASSGKLDLWLRLAQGMEDGRIIGVPSDYELPAETNEFVEQIKQLEFEQRLNFMRSAVVEMGAK, encoded by the coding sequence ATGACTTACGCGACTGATGAAAGCACAAAGCGATCGCTAGAGCAGTTTAGCCGTTATGATGCCGATACTCAACTTGGATTGTTGTGGTTTGGGTATCTCGATCTTAAAGATAAACTAACACCTGCAAACGAGACTTCCACACAGGATACCGCAGCAGCAGTGTTCGATCAATTTGTTGCACTGTCACAAGAAGAACAGCTGCAAGCACAGCGCGATATTGTTAATCGTGCTGACACAGATCTTAGCCGTGCCTACAGTGCTTTGGCTTCTAGTGGCAAATTAGATCTTTGGTTGCGCTTAGCACAAGGGATGGAAGACGGTAGAATTATTGGCGTGCCATCTGATTACGAACTACCCGCAGAAACAAATGAGTTTGTAGAGCAAATCAAACAGCTTGAATTTGAGCAGCGGCTTAATTTCATGCGTAGTGCCGTTGTCGAGATGGGTGCTAAATAA
- the petE gene encoding plastocyanin yields MKLFAATLRRLGLAVLTIVLVASSFAFFSAPAAAETFQVKLGTDKGMLAFEPSKLTVKPGDTIEFVNNKVPPHNVVFDTAGTPNKSADLAKSLSHKQLLMTPGQSVSTTIPADAPAGDYTFYCEPHRGAGMIGKVTVAS; encoded by the coding sequence ATGAAACTATTTGCTGCAACTTTGCGGCGCTTGGGTTTAGCTGTTTTAACAATCGTTTTGGTTGCTAGTAGCTTTGCATTCTTTTCTGCCCCTGCCGCTGCTGAAACTTTTCAAGTTAAGTTAGGTACAGATAAAGGGATGCTGGCGTTTGAGCCATCCAAGCTGACTGTAAAGCCAGGGGACACCATTGAGTTCGTAAACAACAAAGTGCCTCCCCACAACGTTGTCTTCGATACAGCTGGTACTCCTAACAAGAGTGCGGATTTGGCAAAATCCTTGTCCCACAAGCAACTACTGATGACCCCAGGTCAATCAGTCTCAACCACTATTCCCGCTGATGCTCCTGCTGGGGACTACACATTCTACTGCGAACCTCATCGTGGTGCTGGAATGATTGGTAAAGTTACGGTTGCTAGCTAG